One part of the Desulfovibrio sp. genome encodes these proteins:
- the brnQ gene encoding branched-chain amino acid transport system II carrier protein, with amino-acid sequence MNKKLLRDSFIVGAALFSMFFGAGNVVFPLYIGLTAGNQWFTGFLCYYAADVGLALLTIYAMLASDCIDTKEGLLHRLGSVPAMLMMSAIILCIGPLLAIPRTGATAFAISFAPLGYSSKGISLAKILYSVAFFGISTILAYRESNMVDAIARYLSPIKIGGFILIVIAAVAWPLGEINPTVHDANVTWNSILAGYQTLDVMASLVFGFVIVSALKNKGYTSGSQKALSVGLSSLVAGALLFVIYGGLCYLGATGSGLYPADTEKGALAAYLVGGLFGRASNVVLAVVMSVSCMATAVGLIGTTGTFISQFSKGRVSYKCVAVCTGLFSMVVSNVGLDSIIAFAAPILTFLYPGTLVVIVLSLFDKHIGNDNVFRFATGGALLCSGISVLEGFGLPIKLTAYLPFEAVGLGWIVPACIFGLVGCLVRQRRQQI; translated from the coding sequence ATGAACAAAAAACTCTTGCGTGACTCGTTTATAGTTGGTGCAGCGCTGTTTTCCATGTTTTTTGGGGCTGGAAATGTGGTTTTTCCTCTCTATATCGGGCTTACAGCTGGCAATCAGTGGTTTACAGGATTTTTGTGCTACTATGCCGCAGACGTGGGCCTTGCGCTGCTGACTATCTACGCCATGCTTGCATCTGACTGCATAGACACCAAGGAAGGCCTTTTGCACAGGCTTGGTAGTGTGCCAGCAATGCTTATGATGAGTGCGATTATTCTGTGCATTGGTCCCTTGCTGGCCATTCCCCGCACCGGGGCCACGGCTTTTGCCATTTCCTTTGCGCCACTGGGCTATTCTTCTAAAGGCATATCGTTAGCCAAGATTCTGTATTCTGTAGCTTTTTTTGGCATTTCAACCATACTGGCCTACCGCGAATCAAACATGGTTGATGCCATTGCGCGCTATCTGTCGCCTATCAAGATCGGTGGTTTTATTCTGATTGTTATCGCCGCTGTGGCCTGGCCTCTGGGCGAAATCAACCCCACGGTACACGATGCCAACGTGACCTGGAACAGTATTCTGGCTGGCTACCAGACCCTTGATGTCATGGCTTCGCTGGTGTTTGGTTTTGTCATTGTGAGCGCCCTGAAAAACAAGGGCTATACCTCTGGCAGTCAGAAAGCGCTTTCTGTGGGGCTTTCAAGCCTGGTGGCCGGCGCACTGCTGTTCGTTATTTATGGGGGTCTGTGCTATCTGGGAGCCACGGGTTCTGGCCTGTACCCCGCAGATACAGAAAAAGGCGCGCTGGCGGCCTATCTGGTGGGCGGGCTGTTTGGCCGCGCCAGCAACGTGGTGCTAGCCGTGGTGATGAGTGTTTCGTGCATGGCAACGGCCGTGGGGCTGATTGGCACCACGGGCACCTTTATTTCGCAATTCAGCAAAGGGCGTGTGAGCTACAAGTGCGTGGCCGTTTGCACCGGGCTTTTCAGCATGGTGGTTTCAAACGTGGGACTGGACAGTATCATTGCCTTTGCCGCGCCCATACTCACGTTTTTGTACCCCGGCACACTTGTGGTTATTGTTCTTTCACTTTTTGACAAGCACATAGGCAACGACAATGTCTTTCGCTTTGCCACAGGCGGTGCTCTCTTGTGCAGCGGCATAAGTGTACTGGAAGGATTTGGGCTGCCCATCAAGCTGACCGCCTACCTGCCTTTTGAGGCAGTGGGGCTTGGCTGGATTGTTCCCGCCTGCATATTCGGGCTTGTGGGCTGCCTTGTGCGACAGAGAAGGCAGCAGATCTAA
- a CDS encoding TOBE domain-containing protein: protein MCYDYHSAKLQENNMETSARNVFSGRVVAVNSGAVNDEVELAVDGGISIVASITKVSTNNLGLKPGATAIALIKASFVLLMNDADKYLLSTRNQFAGTVSKVTPGAVNAEVIVDLPGGASIASIVTMGSIKNLGLEAGKRVTAIVKASQVILAVPK from the coding sequence ATGTGTTATGATTATCACTCCGCGAAACTACAGGAGAATAATATGGAAACCAGTGCAAGAAATGTTTTTAGCGGCAGGGTTGTTGCTGTAAACTCCGGCGCCGTGAATGATGAAGTTGAGCTTGCTGTTGATGGTGGCATTAGCATTGTTGCTTCCATCACCAAGGTGAGTACCAACAATCTTGGCCTCAAGCCCGGTGCAACCGCCATTGCGCTTATCAAGGCCAGCTTTGTGCTGCTGATGAATGACGCGGACAAGTACCTGCTCTCTACCCGCAACCAATTTGCTGGCACTGTGAGCAAGGTTACCCCCGGCGCGGTTAATGCGGAGGTTATCGTTGATCTGCCCGGCGGCGCTTCCATTGCCTCCATCGTGACCATGGGCAGCATCAAGAACCTTGGCCTTGAAGCTGGCAAAAGAGTTACCGCCATCGTCAAGGCTTCGCAGGTCATCCTGGCTGTGCCTAAATAG
- a CDS encoding NAD(P)/FAD-dependent oxidoreductase, with the protein MNTFDVVVIGGGPGGAKAAGILARGGKKVALVESTHLGGVCLNCGCIPTKLLLGATAPKGLLRGLERQRVAKGSIEVDYDALQKRIQRFVKGTSQALGKSLEQLGVTLIDGRAVCTGPNEVQVVCADGTSQALQAHRIILAGGSRSAAFPGMAPDHDAVLDSTDMLRITAVPESLIVVGAGAIGLEMADFFNAMGSKVTIVEAAPHVAPTEDADLGQEMAKLLGKTGITCITGVKATSLATINGMAVLALEDGRELTAAKALVAVGRTPNTDGVGAESAGCVLKARGYIDVNDSLMAAPSVYAIGDINGQTLLAHAAEHQGSYVARHILGTHTAQYASGPVPSCVYGSLEIMRVGITTKQALACGGEVTVAKAQLMGNAIAQAGGDASGFVKVVWHKGELAGIAALGHGVSHLVTAAQLLLLGQYHGEALHAFMFAHPTLDEALHAALEAPRETVSA; encoded by the coding sequence ATGAATACATTTGATGTCGTCGTTATCGGCGGTGGGCCAGGCGGAGCCAAGGCCGCTGGCATACTCGCCCGTGGTGGAAAAAAGGTTGCTCTGGTTGAGAGCACTCACCTGGGCGGTGTGTGCCTTAATTGCGGCTGCATACCCACCAAGCTGCTGCTTGGCGCAACTGCGCCCAAGGGGCTTTTGCGGGGTCTGGAGCGCCAGCGCGTGGCCAAGGGATCCATTGAGGTGGATTACGATGCCCTGCAAAAACGTATTCAGCGCTTTGTCAAAGGTACGTCTCAAGCTCTGGGTAAAAGCCTTGAGCAGCTTGGCGTTACCCTTATTGATGGCCGTGCGGTCTGCACCGGCCCCAACGAGGTGCAGGTTGTCTGTGCAGATGGCACCAGCCAGGCCCTGCAGGCCCATCGCATCATACTGGCTGGCGGCTCGCGGTCTGCGGCTTTTCCCGGCATGGCACCCGACCACGATGCGGTTCTGGACAGCACAGACATGCTGCGCATAACTGCCGTGCCGGAAAGCCTGATTGTGGTGGGCGCTGGTGCCATTGGCCTTGAAATGGCCGACTTTTTCAATGCCATGGGCAGCAAGGTGACCATTGTGGAAGCCGCCCCGCATGTGGCACCCACGGAAGATGCCGACCTGGGCCAGGAAATGGCCAAACTGCTGGGCAAAACCGGCATCACCTGCATTACCGGGGTAAAGGCAACCTCACTCGCCACCATCAACGGCATGGCCGTGCTGGCCCTTGAAGATGGCCGCGAACTCACGGCTGCCAAGGCCCTCGTGGCCGTTGGCAGAACTCCCAATACCGACGGGGTTGGCGCTGAGAGCGCTGGCTGCGTACTCAAGGCTCGTGGGTATATTGATGTGAACGACAGCCTTATGGCTGCCCCCTCGGTGTACGCCATTGGCGACATCAACGGGCAAACCCTGCTGGCACACGCGGCGGAGCACCAGGGTTCTTATGTGGCGCGACACATTCTTGGTACGCATACGGCCCAGTATGCTTCCGGGCCCGTGCCTTCGTGCGTGTACGGCAGCCTCGAGATCATGCGGGTGGGCATAACCACCAAACAGGCTCTGGCCTGCGGTGGCGAGGTTACGGTTGCCAAAGCCCAGCTCATGGGCAATGCCATAGCGCAGGCTGGCGGCGACGCCTCTGGCTTTGTGAAGGTGGTATGGCACAAGGGTGAGCTGGCGGGCATTGCCGCGCTCGGGCACGGAGTATCGCACCTTGTTACGGCCGCCCAGTTGCTGCTCTTGGGACAATACCACGGCGAGGCGCTGCACGCCTTCATGTTTGCCCACCCCACCCTGGATGAAGCACTGCACGCAGCGCTTGAAGCCCCCAGAGAAACCGTCAGCGCCTAG
- the gdhA gene encoding NADP-specific glutamate dehydrogenase — MAYVEQVLNNLKERYPHEPVFLQAVQEVLQSLQPILCKKPEYAKMKILERITEPERCVSFRVQWMDDSGQVQVNRGYRIQFNSALGPFKGGLRFHPSVNQGLLKFLGFEQIFKNSLTGLAIGGAKGGSDFNPKGKSKMEIMRFCQAFMTELCTHIGATVDVPAGDIGVGSQEISFLFGQYKRLTRRYEGVLTGKNLLFGGSLARPEATGYGAVYFAQAMLEALGKNLEGKVCTVSGAGNVAIHCCEKLIQVGAKPVTVSDSSGMIYDAEGIRLDVLKQVKEIERKPLTRYAELVSTATYTPVKAYPEGRNAVWSVPCFAAFPCATQNELNLADAQTLLDNGCACVAEGANMPATLDAVHAFIASGISYGPAKAANAGGVSVSQLEMAQNASMQRWTFERVDNQLRQIMYDIHHNAATTAAEFGHAGNLVMGANIAGFRKVADAMIALGL, encoded by the coding sequence ATGGCCTACGTGGAACAGGTGTTAAATAACCTTAAAGAAAGATATCCTCACGAGCCCGTATTTTTGCAGGCAGTACAAGAAGTATTGCAAAGCCTGCAGCCCATACTTTGCAAAAAGCCAGAATACGCGAAAATGAAGATACTTGAGCGTATTACCGAGCCGGAGCGCTGTGTTTCCTTCCGCGTGCAGTGGATGGATGATTCAGGACAGGTACAGGTTAACCGTGGATATCGGATTCAGTTCAACTCCGCTCTTGGTCCCTTCAAGGGAGGCCTGAGGTTTCACCCCAGTGTTAACCAGGGGCTGCTGAAATTCCTTGGTTTTGAACAGATTTTTAAGAACTCCCTCACCGGCCTTGCCATAGGCGGCGCGAAAGGTGGCTCTGATTTCAATCCCAAGGGCAAGTCCAAGATGGAAATCATGCGCTTCTGTCAGGCCTTTATGACAGAGCTTTGCACCCACATTGGCGCAACTGTGGACGTACCCGCTGGTGACATTGGCGTTGGAAGCCAGGAAATCAGCTTTCTTTTCGGTCAGTACAAGCGCCTTACCCGTCGCTACGAAGGCGTGCTTACCGGCAAAAACCTGCTGTTTGGCGGCTCACTGGCACGTCCCGAAGCAACCGGTTATGGTGCGGTGTACTTTGCCCAGGCCATGCTTGAAGCTCTGGGCAAAAACCTTGAGGGCAAGGTATGCACGGTTTCAGGTGCGGGCAACGTGGCCATTCACTGCTGCGAAAAGCTCATTCAGGTGGGCGCAAAACCTGTTACCGTTTCCGATTCGTCGGGCATGATCTACGATGCTGAAGGTATCAGGCTGGATGTGCTCAAACAGGTGAAGGAAATCGAACGCAAGCCGCTCACCCGCTATGCGGAACTGGTTTCTACCGCAACCTACACCCCCGTAAAGGCCTACCCCGAGGGCCGCAATGCAGTGTGGAGCGTGCCCTGCTTTGCGGCCTTCCCCTGCGCGACGCAGAACGAGCTGAACCTGGCCGACGCACAAACCCTGCTGGACAACGGCTGCGCCTGCGTGGCCGAGGGTGCAAACATGCCCGCCACGCTCGACGCGGTGCACGCCTTTATTGCCTCGGGCATCTCCTATGGCCCCGCCAAGGCGGCCAACGCTGGCGGTGTTTCGGTGAGCCAGCTTGAAATGGCGCAAAATGCCAGCATGCAGCGCTGGACCTTTGAACGGGTGGACAACCAGCTGCGGCAGATCATGTATGACATTCACCACAATGCCGCTACCACGGCCGCTGAATTCGGCCATGCCGGCAATCTGGTAATGGGCGCGAACATTGCGGGCTTCCGCAAGGTTGCCGATGCAATGATAGCCCTGGGTCTGTAG
- a CDS encoding GNAT family N-acetyltransferase has product MDTLFPVSGGVGSANVVVEDARQQDMAAVQAIYAPHVLQGLATFEEQPPDLGEMSLRRDAVLALGLPFLVARQGGAVVGYCYAGLYGSRSAYRYCLEDSIYVDAHCRGRGIGRALLHELIARCEQGPWRQMIAVVGHSGNAGSIALHSSFGFQHMGVLRSVGFKLGQWVDIVLMQRPLGQGDASRPSE; this is encoded by the coding sequence ATGGATACGTTATTCCCGGTATCGGGAGGGGTCGGTTCCGCAAATGTGGTGGTGGAAGATGCGCGGCAGCAGGATATGGCCGCCGTGCAGGCTATCTATGCCCCGCACGTGCTGCAGGGATTGGCTACCTTTGAGGAACAGCCGCCAGATCTGGGCGAGATGTCGCTGCGGCGTGATGCTGTGCTTGCGCTTGGTCTGCCGTTTCTGGTGGCGCGGCAGGGCGGAGCTGTCGTGGGATATTGTTATGCAGGGCTTTACGGCTCGCGCTCAGCCTATCGCTACTGCCTTGAAGATTCCATTTATGTGGATGCCCACTGTCGTGGCCGCGGTATTGGCCGGGCCTTGCTGCACGAGCTTATTGCCCGCTGCGAGCAGGGGCCGTGGCGGCAGATGATTGCGGTGGTAGGCCACAGCGGCAACGCAGGCTCCATTGCCCTGCATTCCAGCTTTGGTTTTCAGCACATGGGTGTGCTGCGCAGCGTGGGCTTCAAGCTTGGTCAGTGGGTGGATATTGTGCTCATGCAGCGCCCGCTGGGGCAGGGTGATGCCTCTCGCCCATCAGAATAA
- a CDS encoding nitroreductase family protein codes for MDVFDALFTRRSIRKFTAEPVSDADLQLVLKAAMCAPSAHNKQPWHFVVVRDAALLAGIAERHPYAKMAAEASVVIVVCANPEESKSPGYWQQDCTAALENMLIAARGLNLGTVWCGMYPFEDRVEPIRELLKVPAHINMLGLVVMGHPAQPFSEADRFNESKIHYNCW; via the coding sequence ATGGATGTTTTTGATGCCCTGTTTACCCGCCGCAGTATTCGCAAGTTTACCGCCGAACCTGTGAGCGATGCGGATCTGCAACTGGTGCTCAAGGCGGCCATGTGCGCACCCAGCGCGCACAACAAGCAGCCTTGGCACTTTGTTGTGGTGCGCGACGCTGCTTTGCTCGCGGGCATTGCCGAGCGCCACCCCTACGCCAAGATGGCCGCAGAGGCGTCTGTGGTGATTGTAGTGTGCGCCAATCCCGAAGAATCCAAGTCTCCGGGTTACTGGCAGCAGGATTGCACAGCTGCTCTCGAAAACATGCTGATCGCCGCGCGCGGCCTGAACCTTGGCACTGTGTGGTGCGGCATGTACCCCTTTGAGGACCGCGTTGAACCCATACGTGAGCTGCTCAAGGTCCCAGCACACATCAACATGCTTGGACTCGTGGTTATGGGGCATCCCGCTCAGCCCTTTAGCGAGGCGGACCGTTTCAACGAGAGCAAAATTCACTACAACTGCTGGTAA
- a CDS encoding FAD-dependent oxidoreductase: MLRVSTVDEHKRMSTQDLLLAIEAAVEKGETDFYIEASGQHDIGGPLWNKEGKKLTFKVKNPGQRVGSMCLPNTEILVEGSASADVGWLNAGGRIVVRGDAGDTAAHCAAAGTVYVGGRAGTRTGSLMKHDPLYEAPELWVLKSVGSFSFEFMGGGKAVVCGHDCQGLGSVMGERPCVGMVGGAVYFRGEVGQMPKDVRVNELDEEDVAWLDTGLDDFLMAIDQPSLRNELCDWSQWRKITPLMYEERGQKEVVSLGQFRSKEWITSGIFSDVAPDDFMVNGLVARGDYRLRVPMWQNAAFAAPCEFNCPASIPTQRRLNLLREGNVDAAYRMVLDYTPFPGSVCGSVCPNPCMQSCTRTDLDSPVQIGKLGSFSADIKVEKPKTRTGKHIGVIGGGVGGLTAAWQLARMGHDVTVYEADSVMGGKLEQVIPRARLNHDLLRKELKRIEDMGVTFVNNCPVDAQKFAELRKKHAALVVATGGHVPRIFPWPGHEKIVAGIDFLKAVNKGDKPAVPDSVIVIGCGNAGMDAAVGAYAMGAKQVTCIDVQKPAAFAHEIEHVEALGGKLVWPVQTKEVTDNGIISQEGTLIPGKMVIITIGESPDLSFLPEGLEKFREWIVPKPDLSIMDGVFAVGDVIKPGLLVHAIGTGRDAALAADAWVKGESYTPEKKQLVPSTRLHTAYFAKCHDRDLPTPQDEFSRCVSCGTCRDCKMCLKSCPEKAIDRKETAGGGFEYVSDPARCIGCGICSGICPCGIWTMYPNWDMS, from the coding sequence ATGCTGCGCGTTAGCACGGTAGACGAACACAAGCGCATGTCCACCCAGGACCTGCTGCTGGCTATTGAAGCCGCGGTAGAGAAGGGCGAGACTGACTTTTATATTGAGGCTTCGGGCCAGCACGACATCGGCGGCCCCCTTTGGAACAAGGAAGGCAAAAAGCTTACCTTCAAAGTGAAAAACCCCGGTCAGCGGGTGGGCTCCATGTGCCTGCCCAATACCGAAATACTGGTTGAAGGTTCTGCCTCGGCTGATGTGGGCTGGTTGAACGCGGGCGGGCGCATTGTAGTGCGTGGCGACGCGGGCGACACTGCGGCCCACTGCGCCGCAGCGGGCACCGTTTACGTGGGTGGCCGCGCGGGTACGCGTACCGGCTCGCTCATGAAGCACGACCCCCTCTATGAAGCTCCCGAACTGTGGGTGCTCAAGAGCGTGGGCAGCTTTTCGTTCGAATTCATGGGCGGCGGCAAGGCAGTTGTCTGTGGGCACGACTGCCAGGGCCTTGGTTCTGTGATGGGCGAACGCCCCTGCGTGGGCATGGTGGGTGGTGCGGTTTATTTTCGCGGCGAAGTGGGCCAGATGCCCAAGGACGTGCGTGTCAATGAACTGGACGAAGAAGACGTTGCCTGGCTTGATACTGGTCTTGATGACTTTTTGATGGCCATTGACCAGCCCAGCCTGCGCAATGAATTGTGCGACTGGAGCCAGTGGCGCAAGATCACCCCCCTCATGTACGAGGAACGCGGCCAGAAGGAAGTAGTGAGCCTTGGGCAGTTCCGTAGCAAGGAATGGATCACCAGCGGTATTTTCAGCGACGTTGCCCCCGACGACTTCATGGTCAACGGGCTGGTGGCGCGCGGCGATTACCGTCTGCGTGTTCCCATGTGGCAAAACGCCGCTTTTGCTGCGCCCTGCGAGTTCAACTGTCCGGCCTCCATTCCCACCCAGCGCAGACTTAATCTTCTGCGTGAAGGAAATGTGGACGCAGCTTACCGCATGGTGCTGGATTACACGCCGTTCCCCGGTTCCGTGTGCGGCAGCGTGTGCCCCAACCCGTGCATGCAGAGCTGCACGCGCACCGATCTCGACAGCCCCGTGCAGATCGGCAAGCTTGGTTCCTTCTCTGCCGATATCAAGGTAGAAAAGCCCAAAACCCGCACCGGAAAGCACATTGGTGTTATCGGCGGCGGCGTGGGCGGCCTTACGGCAGCCTGGCAGCTTGCCCGCATGGGTCACGATGTGACCGTGTACGAAGCTGATTCCGTCATGGGCGGCAAGCTTGAGCAGGTCATTCCCCGCGCGCGTCTCAACCATGACCTTCTGCGCAAGGAACTGAAGCGCATTGAAGACATGGGCGTGACCTTTGTGAACAACTGCCCCGTTGATGCCCAAAAGTTTGCCGAGCTGCGCAAAAAGCACGCCGCCCTGGTGGTTGCCACCGGCGGGCACGTGCCGCGCATCTTCCCCTGGCCTGGGCACGAAAAGATCGTGGCTGGTATCGACTTTTTGAAGGCCGTCAACAAGGGCGATAAGCCCGCCGTGCCCGACAGCGTGATCGTTATTGGTTGCGGCAATGCTGGTATGGACGCCGCCGTGGGCGCATATGCCATGGGCGCCAAGCAGGTGACCTGTATAGACGTGCAGAAGCCCGCCGCCTTTGCCCACGAAATTGAGCACGTTGAAGCCCTTGGCGGCAAGCTTGTTTGGCCTGTGCAGACCAAGGAAGTGACCGACAACGGCATCATCAGCCAGGAAGGCACGCTTATTCCCGGCAAGATGGTCATCATCACCATTGGCGAATCGCCCGACCTTTCCTTCCTGCCCGAAGGACTGGAAAAGTTCCGCGAATGGATCGTGCCCAAGCCCGACCTCAGCATCATGGACGGCGTGTTTGCCGTTGGCGACGTGATCAAGCCCGGCCTGCTCGTGCACGCCATCGGCACTGGTCGTGATGCCGCCCTCGCTGCCGATGCCTGGGTAAAGGGCGAAAGCTATACCCCTGAAAAGAAACAGCTTGTGCCTTCCACGCGGTTGCACACGGCCTATTTTGCCAAGTGTCACGACCGTGATCTGCCCACGCCACAGGATGAGTTTTCCCGTTGCGTGAGCTGTGGTACCTGCCGCGATTGCAAAATGTGCCTTAAATCCTGCCCGGAAAAGGCCATTGACCGCAAGGAAACCGCTGGCGGCGGATTTGAGTACGTCTCTGATCCCGCCCGTTGCATCGGCTGTGGCATTTGCTCTGGCATCTGCCCCTGCGGCATCTGGACCATGTACCCCAACTGGGACATGAGCTAG
- a CDS encoding glutamate synthase-related protein, whose protein sequence is MESVRTQDVSVNDLRWKIEYRPDLCTMCGSCVAACTFNAIDVGMMRRSITLSRKAFPDPTQEHSARPVIMQKPSIPSACVGCGMCEKICPNAAIKPVRNQDTRFSVLARQHGPVKRGGRTNLNPPRTLDSIFVGRISQMTDPALDSERHTFDIRSPLGRVMLAKELPLRVDGDSLVLTESTPPVHWIYPAIFSDMSIGALSTRAWEAIALAAAYLNEKCGMPVRMCSGEGGMPIKLLESDQLKYMILQIASGHFGWNRIIKAMPRMKTDPAGVLIKIGQGAKPGDGGLLPAAKVAPHIQAIRGVPKATLHSPPNHQGLYSIEESVQKMHLSLNAAFGFRVPVAIKCAASATSVSVYNNLLRDPYKICGGFFMDGIQGGTGAANEVSLEHTGHPIVSKLRDCYMAAVAHGLQGQIPLWVGGGIGLTGNAAADAFKMICLGANGVIIGKILIQLLGCVGNEHGRCNACNTGKCPTGICTQDPRLVKRLDVDRGAQNIVDYMLAFDSELRKLLAPVGNSSLPVGRSDALVTTDKAVADKLDIQYAC, encoded by the coding sequence ATGGAATCAGTAAGAACTCAGGACGTCAGCGTCAACGACCTGCGCTGGAAGATAGAATACCGCCCCGATTTGTGCACCATGTGCGGCTCGTGCGTGGCGGCGTGTACATTCAATGCCATTGATGTGGGCATGATGCGCCGCAGCATCACGCTTTCGCGCAAGGCCTTTCCCGACCCCACGCAGGAACACTCCGCGCGGCCGGTCATCATGCAGAAGCCCAGCATTCCCAGTGCCTGCGTTGGCTGCGGCATGTGCGAAAAAATATGCCCCAACGCTGCCATTAAGCCAGTGCGCAACCAGGATACGCGGTTTTCCGTGCTGGCGCGTCAACACGGCCCCGTCAAGCGGGGCGGGCGCACCAACCTGAACCCCCCGCGTACGCTCGATTCCATCTTTGTGGGCCGCATCAGCCAGATGACCGACCCCGCGCTGGATTCCGAGCGCCATACCTTTGATATCCGTTCGCCCCTTGGCCGCGTTATGCTTGCCAAGGAGCTGCCCCTGCGTGTGGATGGCGACAGCCTTGTGTTGACCGAAAGCACCCCTCCGGTGCACTGGATTTATCCCGCCATCTTCAGCGACATGAGCATTGGCGCGCTTTCCACCCGTGCGTGGGAGGCCATCGCCCTTGCCGCAGCCTATCTTAATGAAAAGTGCGGCATGCCCGTGCGCATGTGCTCGGGCGAGGGCGGCATGCCCATCAAGCTGCTGGAATCTGATCAACTCAAGTACATGATCCTGCAGATCGCTTCCGGCCACTTTGGCTGGAACCGCATCATCAAGGCCATGCCCCGCATGAAGACCGATCCGGCTGGCGTGCTGATCAAGATCGGTCAGGGTGCAAAGCCCGGCGACGGCGGTCTTTTGCCCGCCGCCAAGGTGGCTCCGCACATTCAGGCCATCCGCGGCGTACCAAAGGCAACCCTGCATTCGCCGCCGAACCATCAGGGCCTGTACTCCATTGAAGAATCGGTGCAGAAAATGCACCTTTCGCTCAATGCCGCCTTTGGCTTCCGTGTGCCGGTCGCCATCAAGTGCGCGGCGTCGGCTACCTCTGTTTCCGTTTACAACAACCTGCTGCGCGATCCCTACAAGATCTGCGGCGGTTTCTTTATGGACGGTATTCAGGGCGGCACCGGCGCGGCCAACGAGGTTTCGCTCGAGCATACGGGGCATCCCATTGTTTCCAAGCTGCGCGACTGCTACATGGCAGCCGTGGCCCATGGCCTGCAGGGGCAGATTCCCCTTTGGGTTGGCGGCGGTATCGGCCTTACCGGCAATGCGGCTGCGGATGCCTTCAAGATGATCTGCCTTGGCGCCAATGGCGTTATCATCGGCAAGATTCTCATTCAGTTGCTGGGCTGCGTCGGCAATGAACATGGCCGCTGCAACGCCTGTAACACCGGCAAATGTCCCACGGGCATATGCACCCAGGATCCGCGTCTGGTCAAAAGGCTGGATGTGGACAGGGGCGCACAGAACATTGTGGACTACATGCTGGCCTTTGACTCCGAACTGCGCAAACTGCTGGCCCCGGTGGGCAACAGCTCGCTGCCGGTTGGGCGTTCCGACGCCCTGGTTACCACGGACAAGGCTGTGGCCGACAAGCTGGACATCCAGTACGCCTGTTAG
- a CDS encoding glutamate synthase, producing MALNLMLPQQEGHDNSGFAMVMQDLEGVFSHYKDKPLLSLACTPEGVQLVNDYMEERAFVQVAQWVPEVDKRPDLKINAMPRYVFRNYDYPEEYRTRSQKEREDLLLDTRLELRALLAEKQNGFVYSFWPDVLTLKEIGDPADIAVYFRLWNNDGRLTARNIVTQCRQNTNYAIVRYAAHPFFLQGYTVCANGENTFFTKNKEFQKSLHRGYVGFESDSQNFLYTLHYVLHELRWPIKYYKHVITPLPFVEVEKRADRKVLNLIRESLAHLEINGPNTIIGLLPDGKMITCCDSKKLRPVVVGGTSDMVAIASEVCGLNAIMPDRDLSKDIYPNEREMVVIDNDLAVQRWNQ from the coding sequence ATGGCGCTCAATCTAATGCTGCCGCAGCAGGAAGGGCATGACAATTCAGGTTTTGCTATGGTTATGCAGGATCTGGAAGGCGTGTTTAGCCACTACAAGGACAAGCCCCTGCTTTCGTTGGCCTGCACCCCCGAGGGTGTGCAGCTGGTCAATGATTACATGGAAGAAAGGGCTTTTGTTCAGGTGGCTCAGTGGGTCCCCGAGGTGGACAAGCGCCCCGATCTCAAGATCAATGCCATGCCCCGTTATGTTTTTCGCAACTACGACTACCCCGAGGAATACCGCACGCGTAGTCAGAAAGAACGCGAAGACCTGTTGCTGGACACGCGTCTTGAGCTGAGGGCTTTGTTGGCCGAGAAGCAGAATGGCTTTGTCTATTCCTTCTGGCCTGATGTGCTGACCCTTAAAGAAATTGGCGATCCTGCCGACATAGCTGTCTATTTTCGACTATGGAACAATGACGGCCGCCTGACTGCGCGCAACATCGTTACCCAGTGCCGCCAAAACACCAACTACGCAATTGTGCGTTACGCCGCGCACCCCTTCTTTTTGCAGGGGTACACCGTGTGCGCCAATGGTGAAAACACGTTTTTCACCAAGAACAAAGAATTTCAGAAGTCGCTGCACAGAGGGTATGTGGGTTTTGAATCTGACTCGCAAAACTTTCTGTACACGCTGCACTATGTGCTGCATGAGCTGCGCTGGCCCATCAAGTATTACAAGCACGTCATTACGCCTCTGCCCTTTGTGGAAGTTGAAAAGCGTGCCGACCGCAAGGTGCTGAACCTTATACGTGAATCGCTTGCGCATCTTGAGATCAACGGCCCCAACACCATCATCGGCCTTCTGCCAGACGGCAAGATGATTACCTGCTGCGATTCAAAGAAGCTGCGGCCCGTTGTTGTGGGCGGAACCTCGGACATGGTGGCCATCGCCTCAGAGGTCTGCGGTCTGAACGCCATCATGCCCGACCGCGATCTTTCCAAAGACATCTACCCCAATGAGCGGGAGATGGTGGTTATTGACAACGATCTGGCGGTGCAGCGATGGAATCAGTAA